Proteins encoded together in one Brachyhypopomus gauderio isolate BG-103 unplaced genomic scaffold, BGAUD_0.2 sc101, whole genome shotgun sequence window:
- the LOC143497158 gene encoding uncharacterized protein LOC143497158, whose amino-acid sequence MEKEKIYNCLQCGKSFTEQSDLQKHQRIHTGEKPYHCSECGKSFTRQSHLNVHQRIHTGEKPYHCSECGKSFTTQGNLQQHQHIHTGEKPYHCSECGKSFTKQSHLNVHQRIHTGEKPYYCSECGKSFTKQSHLNVHQRIHTGEKPYHCSECGKSFTTQGGLQLHQHIHTGEKPYHCSECGKSFTTQSHLNVHQRIHTGEKPYHCSECGKSFTTQGGLQLHQHIHTGEKPYHCSECGKSFTTQSHLNVHQRIHTGEKPYHCSECGKSFTRQSHLNEHQRIHTGEKPYHCSECGKSFTTQRSLQQHQRIHTGEKPYHCSECGKSFTTQGSLQLHQRIHTGEKPYHCSECGKSFTAQGSLQLHQRIHTGEKPYHCLECGKSFTIQSYLKEHQRIHTGEKPYHCSECGKSFTIQSHLNVHQRIHTGEKPYHCSECGKSFTQQNSLKTHQRIHTGEKPYQCSECGKSFTTQGNLQQHQRIHTGEKPYHCSECGKSFTQQCNLQLHQHIHIGEKPYHCSECGKSFTQRSHLQQHQHIHTGLLVLPSGPRFSAVWGGG is encoded by the exons atggaaaaggagaaaatCTACAACTGCTtacagtgtgggaagagttttactgaaCAAAGTGATCTccagaaacaccagcgcattcacacaggagagaagccatatcactgctcagagtgtgggaagagttttactagacagagtcatctcaatgtacaccagcgcattcacacaggagagaagccatatcactgctcagagtgtgggaagagttttactacacaaggAAATCTCCAGCAGCACCAGcatattcacacaggagagaagccgtatcactgctcagagtgcgggaagagttttactaaacagagtcatctcaacgtacaccagcgcattcacacaggagagaaaccatattactgctcagagtgtgggaagagttttactaaacagagtcatctcaacgtacaccagcgcattcacacaggagagaagccatatcactgctcagagtgtgggaagagttttactacacagggaggtcttcaactgcaccaacacattcacacaggagagaagccatatcactgctcagagtgtgggaagagttttactacacagagtcatctcaacgtacaccagcgcattcacacaggagagaaaccatatcactgctcagagtgtgggaagagttttactacacagggaggtcttcaactgcaccaacacattcacacaggagagaagccatatcactgctcagagtgtgggaagagttttactacacagagtcatctcaacgtacaccagcgcattcacacaggagagaaaccatatcactgctcagagtgtgggaagagttttactagacagagtcatctcaacgaacaccagcgcattcacacaggagagaagccatatcactgctcagagtgtgggaagagttttactacacagagaagtcttcagcaacaccagcgcattcacacaggagagaaaccatatcactgctcagagtgtgggaagagttttactacacagggaagtcttcaactgcaccagcgcattcacacaggagagaagccatatcactgctcagagtgtgggaagagttttactgcacagggaagtcttcaactgcaccagcgcattcacacaggagagaagccatatcactgcttagagtgtgggaagagttttactatacAGAGTTATCTCAaagaacaccagcgcattcacacaggagagaagccatatcactgctcagagtgtgggaagagttttactatacagagtcatctcaacgtacaccagcgcattcacacaggagagaagccgtatcactgctcagagtgtgggaagagttttactcaacagaatagtctcaaaacacaccagcgcattcacacaggagagaagccatatcagtgctcagagtgtgggaagagttttactacacaaggAAATCTCCAgcagcaccagcgcattcacacaggagagaagccatatcactgctcagagtgtgggaagagttttactcaacagtgtaatcttcaactgcaccagcacattcacatcggagagaagccatatcactgctcagagtgtgggaagagttttactcagcggagtcatctccagcaacatcaacacattcacacag GTTTGCTGGTACTGCCATCCGGCCCTCGTTTCAGCGCAGTGTGGGGAGGAGGGTGA